The stretch of DNA CTTCCATATGTGAGCTTAATTCATCTTCACTATATGCCATTTGCATATCTGCACTCATAACATAAGGAATTGCTTCAATAACTTTTAGTTTTTTTAGCTCTTCTTGAACGCCTTTTCCTTCTATTGTAATAATTATTCTTCCTAATTCATCATGCATATGATAATCACATACATCGCAATTTTTTAGGCTAGTTACCACTTCATCTAGGTGTTTTGGTAGAGTTTGTACAATAATACTTGAAATATTCATTTTAAAATCCTTTGTTTAATTAAGTTTATAATAGTTTATTTTTTCATCATCACTTGAAACAAAAATTTCATTTTCATTGATAAATAAAATATTTGTTAAAGTGGTTTTATTTTGTGTTAGTTTATATAAATTTTCTTTTGTTGTTGTATTAAAAATAGTTACAT from Arcobacter suis CECT 7833 encodes:
- a CDS encoding chaperone NapD, which translates into the protein MNISSIIVQTLPKHLDEVVTSLKNCDVCDYHMHDELGRIIITIEGKGVQEELKKLKVIEAIPYVMSADMQMAYSEDELSSHMEVLENADLVPKVLNDKNIQSHEIVYNGDLKKKDLEGFARTFDKTGK